The following proteins come from a genomic window of Bacteroidia bacterium:
- a CDS encoding MFS transporter, with amino-acid sequence MNQSVSLSDKVEQSQVHPIVFMLLVLPFGVVGGYITVAYAYLFSQAGISTDVIAALIAASLFPHVIKFLWAPLVDTTLSLKKWYIIASIVTALGILVTGILPIKASSIPLLTIIVVVTNVAVSFLDIAVNGLAAHATPDEKKGKAGGYLQAGNLGGGGVGGGVGLWLTQHISNLWMPAAILAVACFLCCIGLFFVTEAKSTVRAEKIKTTFQNLFKDIWVTIKAKLGFLALFLCFLPLGTGAASNLFAAIAKDWQASANTVAFATGIMSGIITAVGCLLGGWICDKTDRQIAYIVFGLISVITAVAMAYSPHTELMYIIWTSIYSFVIGLCYAGFTAFVLEAIGKGAAATKYTVYASISNFPITYMTVVDGWAHTKYGPTGMLNIEAVCGIIGIVLFFVVLKIVNARKIVVSKL; translated from the coding sequence TTGAACCAAAGCGTTTCTCTTTCCGACAAAGTTGAGCAATCTCAGGTGCATCCCATCGTTTTTATGTTATTGGTTTTGCCTTTTGGTGTAGTTGGCGGATATATTACAGTTGCTTATGCTTATCTTTTTTCTCAAGCCGGTATTTCTACCGATGTGATTGCCGCTTTAATAGCAGCAAGTCTTTTTCCGCACGTTATTAAATTTTTATGGGCTCCTCTTGTTGATACCACGCTTTCGCTAAAGAAATGGTATATTATAGCAAGTATTGTAACCGCGCTGGGTATTTTAGTTACCGGTATTTTACCAATTAAAGCATCCAGTATTCCGCTATTAACCATAATTGTAGTGGTTACCAATGTGGCAGTTTCTTTTTTAGATATTGCAGTAAACGGACTTGCTGCTCACGCTACTCCAGATGAAAAAAAGGGAAAAGCGGGCGGTTATTTACAAGCAGGGAATCTGGGTGGTGGAGGCGTGGGCGGTGGAGTTGGTCTTTGGCTGACACAACATATAAGCAATCTTTGGATGCCAGCTGCTATTCTTGCTGTTGCTTGTTTTCTTTGTTGTATAGGACTCTTTTTTGTTACAGAAGCTAAATCAACAGTGCGTGCAGAAAAGATTAAAACAACGTTCCAAAATCTCTTTAAAGATATTTGGGTTACTATAAAAGCAAAGCTTGGATTCTTGGCATTGTTTTTATGTTTTCTTCCACTCGGTACAGGCGCAGCTTCTAATTTGTTTGCAGCTATTGCAAAGGATTGGCAAGCCAGTGCGAATACTGTTGCCTTTGCAACGGGAATTATGAGCGGAATTATTACTGCCGTTGGTTGTTTGTTGGGCGGCTGGATATGTGATAAAACGGATCGTCAAATTGCGTATATTGTTTTTGGTTTGATATCTGTTATAACGGCAGTTGCGATGGCATATTCTCCGCATACCGAACTTATGTATATCATCTGGACGTCCATCTATTCCTTTGTAATAGGATTGTGTTATGCCGGATTTACTGCATTTGTTTTGGAAGCAATTGGCAAAGGAGCAGCTGCCACAAAATACACAGTTTACGCATCCATTTCTAATTTCCCCATAACGTATATGACCGTTGTAGATGGCTGGGCACACACAAAATACGGTCCAACAGGGATGCTTAATATAGAAGCCGTTTGCGGTATTATCGGTATTGTTTTATTTTTTGTAGTGTTGAAAATAGTAAACGCGAGGAAAATAGTTGTCAGCAAACTTTAA
- a CDS encoding type II toxin-antitoxin system antitoxin SocA domain-containing protein: MNIKLSQKQIGQRITELRKMKGLSQEDLAKSVKISRPSLAQIELGNRGVNVFELQRLSLVLGFSLDDFMSKSFSVSQDIEGKVEAKSKKTDERISVPTLQVNKFKNVLLYILERCAGKPNVGETVLYKLLYFSDFNYYELYEEHLTGAKYRKLPYGPVPQKLDTIIGQMMEKGMIQRIKTEYYDKMQTRYIPLAKADLTELKASEKEVIDKVIEQMSDWSASAISSYSHKDMPWLASKEGEEINYELAFYRDAPFSVRNYGDEIEEQ, encoded by the coding sequence ATGAACATAAAACTCTCACAAAAACAAATTGGTCAGCGAATAACTGAACTTCGTAAAATGAAGGGGTTGTCGCAGGAAGATTTGGCAAAAAGTGTCAAAATATCCCGACCGTCTTTGGCTCAAATAGAGTTGGGTAACAGAGGTGTAAATGTTTTTGAATTGCAACGGTTGTCTTTGGTCTTGGGTTTTTCATTGGATGATTTTATGTCTAAAAGTTTTTCAGTGAGCCAAGATATTGAAGGCAAAGTCGAAGCAAAGTCAAAGAAAACAGATGAACGAATTTCTGTCCCAACTCTGCAAGTCAACAAGTTCAAAAATGTTTTGCTATACATTTTAGAAAGATGTGCAGGCAAGCCTAATGTTGGCGAAACTGTGCTTTACAAATTGCTGTATTTTTCGGATTTCAATTACTACGAATTGTATGAGGAACATTTAACGGGTGCAAAATATCGCAAGTTGCCTTATGGACCTGTTCCGCAAAAGTTAGACACCATCATTGGGCAAATGATGGAAAAGGGAATGATACAACGAATTAAAACAGAGTATTACGACAAAATGCAAACCCGTTATATTCCACTTGCGAAAGCTGATTTGACAGAATTGAAAGCAAGCGAAAAAGAAGTGATTGACAAAGTCATTGAACAAATGAGTGATTGGTCGGCTTCTGCTATTAGTAGCTATTCTCATAAGGATATGCCTTGGCTTGCCTCAAAAGAAGGAGAAGAAATAAATTACGAATTAGCTTTTTACAGAGATGCTCCTTTCTCTGTAAGAAACTATGGAGACGAAATTGAAGAACAATGA
- a CDS encoding DUF5677 domain-containing protein, with amino-acid sequence MKNEIEKIFKTYIANLEQDLIDRWNWWQKDVSTPELYEVISGIISRQICLAINIVGNNSLWNSHVGPVLMRSLIDNYINFAWILIDPLKRSQRFIYFGLGQEKLHLEHFKNQFSEVEVPDQIRMQMDAIEGWIDSQRYTFLTDVNLKSWPEVPVRQMAEEAGCTDLYNHAYQPFSSVAHNMWNHIGRYNMQTSSDPLHKYLRHPVIMHLTPTLYYVELTIKYVDKMFDKFDKTFGYKPTRDTASEFHKSLSTLSAKVKPKKRSKKNDETTGGNST; translated from the coding sequence ATGAAAAATGAAATAGAAAAAATATTTAAGACTTATATTGCAAATCTAGAACAAGATTTAATAGATCGCTGGAATTGGTGGCAAAAAGATGTTTCTACTCCCGAGCTTTATGAAGTAATAAGTGGCATAATTTCTCGACAAATTTGTTTGGCAATTAACATAGTCGGTAACAATTCTCTTTGGAACAGCCATGTTGGACCAGTATTGATGAGAAGTTTAATTGATAACTATATAAATTTTGCGTGGATTCTAATTGATCCTTTGAAACGAAGTCAACGCTTTATATACTTCGGACTGGGACAAGAAAAACTTCACCTTGAACATTTTAAAAATCAATTTTCTGAAGTCGAGGTTCCAGATCAAATTCGTATGCAAATGGACGCCATAGAAGGATGGATTGATTCACAACGCTATACATTTTTGACGGACGTAAACTTAAAAAGTTGGCCTGAAGTTCCCGTAAGACAAATGGCTGAGGAAGCTGGATGTACTGACTTGTACAATCATGCTTACCAACCCTTCAGTTCTGTCGCACATAATATGTGGAACCATATTGGGAGATATAATATGCAAACTTCGTCTGACCCATTACACAAATATTTGAGACACCCTGTAATAATGCATTTAACACCTACATTGTATTATGTCGAATTGACTATTAAATATGTAGATAAAATGTTTGATAAATTCGACAAAACTTTTGGATATAAGCCAACGAGAGACACCGCTAGTGAGTTTCATAAATCATTGAGTACACTATCTGCAAAAGTAAAACCGAAAAAGCGAAGCAAAAAAAATGACGAAACAACTGGTGGTAACAGCACCTAA
- a CDS encoding carboxymuconolactone decarboxylase family protein — protein sequence MTKRISIKDIEPEAYKAMLTLENYAKNTEVTAQLKELIKIRASQINKCAYCLDMHTEDAIKLGENARRIYLLSAWKESPLFSDEEKAVLQLTEEVTHISENGVTDETYNNVLRHFGEKVTAQLIMLIVVINSWNRIAISTKMIYKP from the coding sequence ATGACAAAAAGAATTTCAATTAAAGATATTGAGCCGGAAGCATACAAAGCGATGCTGACTTTAGAAAATTACGCCAAGAATACGGAGGTAACAGCGCAACTGAAAGAGCTAATTAAAATAAGAGCTTCTCAAATTAATAAATGTGCTTATTGTTTGGATATGCATACGGAAGATGCGATAAAACTTGGTGAAAATGCACGAAGAATTTATTTATTATCTGCTTGGAAAGAATCACCTCTTTTTTCGGATGAAGAAAAAGCTGTTTTGCAATTAACGGAAGAAGTAACTCATATTTCGGAGAATGGTGTAACAGATGAGACGTATAACAATGTTCTTCGCCATTTTGGTGAAAAAGTTACAGCTCAACTTATCATGCTAATTGTTGTCATTAATTCGTGGAACAGAATTGCCATTTCTACCAAAATGATTTATAAGCCCTAA
- a CDS encoding isocitrate lyase/phosphoenolpyruvate mutase family protein — MTNNQQQIKAKQFHQLHHSEKMLVLPNVWDSLSAILLESLQYPAIATASASIAYTNGYNDGEHIPFTDLLTLLTKIVNSVSIPVSADIESAYAATDKQLQENIKQLISTGIVGINIEDSYKETNALIPIEIQCNRIRIIKNVSAEMGISLFINARTDVYIHGQEFETAEAKLEEVLKRGLAYKSAGADCFYPIVMRQEQDIKKTVEQLQMPINILAIQGVPELKTLNEMGVARVSLGPGFLKIAIKAMKDLAIKLKNYEGLSDITSNEITSDYLKNLVNKN, encoded by the coding sequence ATGACAAATAATCAACAGCAAATAAAAGCAAAACAATTTCATCAATTACATCATTCCGAGAAAATGCTTGTATTGCCTAATGTTTGGGACTCATTAAGTGCTATTTTATTGGAAAGTCTGCAATACCCAGCTATTGCAACGGCAAGTGCATCTATTGCTTATACAAATGGATACAATGATGGTGAGCATATCCCCTTTACCGATTTACTTACATTATTAACTAAAATCGTAAACAGTGTAAGTATTCCTGTTTCAGCCGATATTGAAAGTGCTTATGCTGCTACAGATAAGCAACTTCAGGAAAACATAAAACAACTTATTTCTACAGGTATTGTAGGTATTAATATAGAAGATAGTTACAAGGAAACGAATGCGCTAATTCCTATCGAAATACAATGCAATAGAATTCGGATTATAAAAAATGTTTCCGCAGAAATGGGAATTTCATTGTTCATCAATGCCCGAACAGATGTTTATATTCATGGACAAGAATTTGAAACAGCAGAAGCGAAGTTGGAAGAAGTTTTAAAAAGAGGATTGGCATACAAAAGCGCGGGAGCGGATTGTTTTTATCCAATTGTTATGCGACAAGAACAAGACATCAAAAAAACAGTTGAACAACTTCAGATGCCTATCAATATTTTGGCTATTCAGGGTGTTCCCGAATTGAAAACACTTAATGAAATGGGTGTAGCAAGAGTTAGTTTGGGTCCTGGCTTTTTAAAAATTGCAATAAAAGCGATGAAGGATTTAGCAATAAAACTAAAGAACTACGAAGGTTTATCAGACATTACAAGCAATGAAATTACAAGTGATTATTTAAAAAACTTAGTGAATAAAAATTAG
- a CDS encoding cupin domain-containing protein, which yields MKTDDLKESFGTLSETINGLIKLGYIHDFNIHEECLVCHQTNMTLSPNDFQIDKVYRFEGTSNPDDESILYAISSAKFNIKGTLVNGYGISADATNQKLIEKLQTHKAHTTMENKSNDATSQRPEGNRVLNAQLVEMNLYKFIEQIKAETTWTNSDRNSVTIFKSETMRIVLMGLHENAELKPHKANGVISVQVLEGKINFITEQQSSLIEKGQMIALQENNTHSVIALTESFFLLTLSMNNK from the coding sequence ATGAAAACAGACGATTTAAAAGAAAGTTTTGGAACTTTATCAGAAACGATAAACGGATTAATTAAATTAGGTTATATCCACGACTTTAATATTCACGAAGAATGTTTAGTATGCCACCAAACCAATATGACACTATCTCCAAACGATTTTCAAATAGACAAAGTGTATCGTTTTGAAGGTACTTCTAATCCAGATGACGAGTCAATACTTTATGCAATTTCTTCTGCGAAATTTAACATTAAGGGAACCTTGGTAAATGGGTATGGTATTTCAGCGGATGCAACAAATCAAAAATTGATAGAAAAATTACAGACACATAAAGCACATACCACAATGGAAAACAAATCAAATGACGCAACCTCGCAAAGACCGGAAGGAAATCGGGTTTTAAATGCTCAATTAGTAGAAATGAACTTGTATAAATTCATTGAGCAAATAAAGGCGGAGACTACTTGGACAAACAGCGACCGAAATTCAGTTACAATTTTTAAATCTGAAACGATGAGAATTGTGCTTATGGGACTACACGAAAATGCAGAATTAAAACCACACAAAGCGAACGGAGTAATAAGTGTTCAGGTGTTAGAGGGGAAAATAAATTTTATTACAGAACAACAAAGTTCTTTAATAGAAAAAGGTCAAATGATTGCTTTACAAGAGAACAATACGCATAGTGTAATCGCATTAACAGAAAGTTTTTTCCTACTTACGCTTTCAATGAATAATAAATAG
- a CDS encoding amino acid permease, with translation MSLDNTQANDSQTPELKRSLGLFDATMLVAGSMIGSGIFIVTTYMARDIGAAGWLIVLWIITGLITVSAALSYGELAGMMPKAGGQYVYLQRAYGKMISFLYGWTVFTVIQTGVIAAVAVAFSKYTAVFFPSLNNVVFSYGITFVISYSQLLAIASIMVLAFINSRGIQSGKIVQIVFTSAKLFALFALIVLGLAIGLKGNVLAHNFENMWAATKTTMENGKISMIPLTGFALLGAMGATIINSLFSSDAWNNVTFIAGEIKDPKRNIPRSLFLGTLIVTIIYILANVAYLALLPIQGSPTATTALGQGILFASNDRVGTAAASMIFGYSAAFIMAALIMISTFGCNNGIILSGSRLFYAMSKDGLFFKQAGDLNKNQVPEKALWLQCIWASVLCLSGKYSDLLTYATFASLLFYIFTIAGIFILRKKEPNAERPYKAFGYPVIPALYILVATGICVDLLIYDTKNTGFGLLLVILGIPFYYLQKKTHEN, from the coding sequence TTGTCTTTAGATAACACACAAGCAAACGATTCCCAAACGCCCGAACTAAAGCGATCGCTCGGATTGTTTGATGCCACCATGTTGGTAGCGGGTTCCATGATTGGTTCCGGAATATTTATTGTAACCACTTATATGGCACGCGACATTGGCGCAGCCGGTTGGTTAATTGTATTGTGGATTATTACAGGATTGATTACCGTTTCTGCTGCTCTTAGTTATGGAGAACTGGCAGGAATGATGCCCAAAGCTGGCGGACAATATGTTTACCTGCAACGTGCTTACGGAAAAATGATTTCCTTTTTATACGGTTGGACTGTCTTTACCGTTATTCAAACAGGCGTAATTGCGGCAGTAGCCGTAGCGTTCTCGAAATACACTGCCGTTTTTTTTCCTTCTTTAAACAACGTTGTTTTTAGTTATGGAATCACATTCGTCATCTCGTATTCGCAATTGCTTGCCATCGCCAGTATCATGGTGCTTGCCTTTATCAACAGCCGCGGAATACAAAGCGGAAAAATAGTTCAAATTGTTTTCACCTCTGCTAAATTATTCGCCTTATTTGCCTTAATTGTGTTGGGACTTGCCATCGGTTTAAAAGGAAATGTATTAGCACATAATTTCGAGAATATGTGGGCAGCAACTAAAACAACGATGGAAAACGGAAAAATAAGTATGATTCCTTTAACCGGATTTGCTTTGCTTGGCGCGATGGGCGCAACCATTATTAATTCTTTGTTTTCGAGCGATGCCTGGAACAACGTAACGTTTATTGCAGGCGAAATAAAAGATCCGAAAAGAAATATTCCGCGTAGCTTATTTTTGGGAACTTTAATCGTAACCATCATTTACATTTTAGCAAACGTAGCCTATTTGGCATTGCTTCCCATACAAGGAAGTCCGACAGCTACAACGGCTTTAGGGCAAGGAATTTTATTTGCAAGCAATGATCGTGTTGGAACAGCAGCCGCTTCCATGATTTTCGGTTATTCCGCAGCATTTATAATGGCTGCATTGATTATGATTTCTACGTTCGGTTGCAACAACGGAATTATTTTATCCGGCAGCCGTTTGTTTTATGCGATGTCGAAAGATGGTTTGTTTTTTAAACAAGCAGGTGATTTGAATAAAAACCAAGTGCCAGAAAAAGCGCTTTGGTTGCAATGTATTTGGGCAAGTGTTCTTTGTTTATCGGGTAAATACAGTGATTTACTCACTTATGCCACGTTTGCTTCTTTACTATTTTATATTTTTACCATTGCCGGAATTTTTATTCTCCGAAAAAAAGAACCGAACGCAGAACGTCCTTACAAAGCCTTTGGTTACCCCGTCATTCCTGCTTTGTACATTTTAGTAGCTACCGGCATTTGTGTTGATTTATTAATTTACGATACTAAAAACACTGGATTTGGGTTATTGCTTGTAATACTGGGTATTCCCTTTTATTACTTGCAAAAGAAAACTCATGAAAATTGA
- a CDS encoding helix-hairpin-helix domain-containing protein — MKIDFKDFFTYNKRERNGIFILLSIIALLLIYLAFSDRFIDAPKNNFSAFDKEINEFQLAQKNDSDTTKEIQLSSHQQEKKSIQKLFFFDPNSATDNDWKDLGLSDKQLKIIRNYVAKGGHFYKKEDLKKIYGISEKQYLALADYIEITVPKNNFPKRDSIHFQKNNFQKQKNNFVELNSADSLQLLSLKGIGPYFAHKIIEYRNRLGGFYNTQQLLEIYHFDSARFSEIEKNISADANLIQKINLNHCTAKELKKLPYLNYNIANSIVNYRLKHGDYKQIADIQQSALVNGEVFEKIKPYLSID, encoded by the coding sequence ATGAAAATTGATTTCAAAGATTTTTTTACTTACAACAAACGCGAGCGCAACGGAATTTTTATTTTACTTTCCATTATCGCGCTATTGCTGATTTATCTCGCTTTTTCAGATCGTTTTATTGATGCTCCCAAAAATAATTTTTCAGCCTTCGATAAAGAGATAAATGAATTTCAATTGGCACAAAAAAATGATTCTGATACGACAAAAGAAATTCAATTGAGTTCTCATCAACAAGAAAAAAAGAGCATTCAAAAATTATTTTTCTTCGACCCGAATTCCGCAACTGATAATGATTGGAAAGATTTAGGACTATCTGATAAACAATTAAAAATCATTCGAAATTATGTAGCAAAAGGTGGACATTTCTATAAAAAGGAAGACTTAAAAAAGATCTACGGAATTTCCGAAAAACAATATCTCGCTTTAGCGGATTACATTGAAATTACTGTTCCAAAAAATAATTTTCCGAAACGAGATTCCATTCACTTTCAAAAAAATAATTTCCAGAAACAAAAAAATAATTTTGTGGAATTAAATTCTGCTGATTCTCTACAACTATTGAGCTTAAAAGGAATTGGTCCTTATTTCGCACATAAAATTATTGAATATCGAAATCGTTTAGGAGGATTTTATAACACGCAACAATTGTTGGAAATTTACCATTTCGACAGCGCTCGTTTTTCAGAAATAGAAAAAAACATTTCTGCAGATGCGAATTTAATTCAGAAAATAAATCTCAATCATTGTACCGCAAAAGAATTAAAAAAATTGCCTTATCTCAATTATAATATTGCCAATTCGATTGTCAATTACCGTTTAAAACACGGTGATTACAAACAAATCGCAGACATTCAACAATCCGCCTTAGTGAATGGAGAAGTGTTTGAAAAAATTAAACCGTACTTGAGTATTGATTGA
- a CDS encoding CTP synthase: MSITTNYIFVTGGVTSSLGKGIISASLAKLLQARGYSVTIQKLDPYINIDPGTLNPYEHGECFVTDDGAETDLDLGHYERFLNMPTSQANNVTTGRIYQSVIEKERKGDYLGKTVQVIPHITDEIKNRIRLLGKQGIYDFVITEIGGTVGDIESLPYIESVRQLKWELGKNCLVIHLTLVPYLSATGELKTKPTQHSVKMLLEYGVQPDILVCRTEHALSKDVRNKIALFCNVEPDAVIESIDASTIYDVPLLMEEEALDTVVLSKLGLPISENMGLDSWKDFLYKLKNPKSEVKIGLIGKYIELKDSYKSIAESFIHAGAVNECKVKIEWIHSEHITAENAAEKLNGLKGILVAPGFGNRGIEGKIEAIKYARENNIPFLGICLGMQCAVIEFARNVMGLKDANSTEMNPETKYPVIDLLASQKKIIKKGGTMRLGAYPCRISENSKAFFIYHKSEISERHRHRYEFNNEYLADFEAAGMVASGINLEGGLVEIVELKNHPWFIGVQFHPEYKSTVDNPHPLFVSFVKAAVSTEKTAAHQTK, from the coding sequence ATGTCAATAACAACTAATTATATTTTTGTAACGGGAGGCGTTACTTCATCGTTAGGGAAGGGCATTATTTCTGCTTCTTTGGCAAAATTGCTTCAAGCGCGAGGCTATTCTGTTACCATCCAAAAATTAGATCCGTATATAAACATTGATCCAGGAACGCTTAATCCTTACGAGCATGGAGAATGTTTTGTAACGGACGATGGTGCTGAAACGGATTTGGATTTAGGACATTACGAACGTTTCTTGAATATGCCGACATCACAAGCAAATAATGTTACTACAGGACGTATTTATCAATCTGTTATTGAAAAAGAACGAAAAGGAGATTATCTCGGAAAAACTGTGCAAGTAATTCCGCACATTACCGACGAAATAAAAAATAGAATTCGTTTGCTTGGTAAACAAGGAATTTATGATTTTGTAATTACCGAAATTGGCGGAACTGTTGGCGATATTGAATCATTGCCTTACATCGAATCCGTTCGTCAATTAAAATGGGAACTTGGAAAAAATTGTTTAGTGATTCACTTAACATTGGTTCCGTATTTATCCGCCACAGGCGAATTAAAAACAAAACCGACGCAGCATTCCGTAAAAATGTTGTTGGAATATGGCGTTCAACCAGACATTTTGGTTTGCCGCACAGAACACGCTTTGAGTAAAGATGTAAGAAATAAAATTGCTTTGTTTTGTAACGTGGAGCCAGATGCTGTTATTGAATCTATTGATGCCAGTACCATTTACGATGTTCCTTTATTAATGGAAGAAGAAGCATTAGATACTGTAGTGTTGAGTAAATTGGGTTTGCCAATTTCTGAAAATATGGGTTTAGATAGCTGGAAAGATTTTCTTTACAAATTAAAAAATCCAAAATCGGAAGTAAAAATTGGACTTATCGGGAAATACATTGAGCTGAAAGATTCGTATAAATCCATCGCAGAATCCTTTATTCACGCTGGCGCCGTAAACGAATGCAAGGTGAAAATAGAGTGGATACATTCGGAACATATTACCGCAGAAAATGCAGCAGAAAAATTAAATGGCTTAAAAGGAATTTTGGTGGCTCCTGGTTTCGGGAACAGAGGGATTGAAGGTAAAATTGAAGCTATTAAATATGCGCGCGAAAATAATATTCCTTTTTTAGGGATTTGTTTGGGAATGCAATGTGCTGTTATTGAATTTGCCCGAAATGTAATGGGCTTAAAAGATGCGAATTCAACAGAAATGAATCCGGAAACGAAATATCCTGTTATTGATTTGTTGGCTTCGCAGAAAAAAATTATCAAAAAAGGTGGCACGATGCGTTTGGGTGCTTATCCTTGCCGTATCAGCGAAAACAGTAAAGCTTTTTTCATATATCATAAAAGTGAAATTTCAGAACGTCATCGTCATCGTTACGAATTTAATAACGAATATTTAGCAGATTTTGAGGCAGCTGGAATGGTGGCTTCAGGAATTAATCTGGAAGGAGGTTTGGTTGAAATTGTAGAGCTTAAAAATCATCCTTGGTTTATCGGAGTGCAATTTCACCCAGAATATAAAAGCACTGTTGATAATCCTCATCCTTTGTTTGTTAGTTTTGTGAAAGCGGCTGTGAGTACTGAAAAGACAGCGGCACATCAAACAAAATAG
- a CDS encoding DUF6155 family protein gives MKKLTKKALLKHLQKSDKEDIIQEIIRLFDRFKNVQEFYKAELSEDENPILEIYKKRITNAYSSAHPSERRTNMNVNKLIRDFKKTTIYADDLTSLLLHRVACGIDAFSRDNKRSETFYKCIVSSFKEAIETINANENWNKYEQYLEQLIEKSASGKFAVSERLQDLYLTIFDRLQK, from the coding sequence ATGAAAAAATTAACGAAAAAAGCATTGCTCAAACACCTTCAAAAATCGGATAAGGAAGATATTATCCAGGAAATAATTCGTCTGTTTGACCGGTTTAAAAACGTACAAGAATTTTACAAAGCAGAACTTTCCGAAGATGAAAATCCGATATTGGAAATTTACAAGAAAAGGATTACAAATGCCTATTCATCCGCTCATCCAAGCGAACGAAGAACAAATATGAATGTCAATAAATTGATTCGCGATTTCAAAAAAACAACTATTTATGCGGATGATTTAACCTCGCTTTTGTTGCATCGAGTAGCTTGTGGAATTGATGCTTTTTCGCGCGATAACAAGCGTTCAGAAACATTTTACAAGTGCATTGTTTCCAGTTTTAAAGAAGCTATTGAAACAATAAATGCAAATGAGAATTGGAACAAGTATGAGCAATACCTCGAGCAACTTATAGAAAAATCAGCTTCTGGAAAATTTGCTGTCAGCGAACGTTTGCAAGATCTTTACTTAACCATTTTTGACCGTTTGCAAAAATAA
- a CDS encoding GIY-YIG nuclease family protein: MLQKNEIWYVYMAECADSTFYIGTSNNVAKRIEKHNQGKGAKYTKGRAPLELKYVQAYASREEACQQEYQLKRLSKGEKIKLAYLFQHEKINEKSIAQTPSKIG, from the coding sequence ATGCTCCAAAAAAATGAAATTTGGTATGTTTACATGGCAGAATGCGCTGATTCTACATTTTATATTGGCACCAGCAATAACGTAGCGAAAAGAATCGAAAAACACAACCAAGGAAAAGGCGCGAAATACACAAAAGGCAGAGCACCATTGGAATTAAAATACGTGCAAGCTTACGCTTCCAGAGAGGAAGCTTGCCAGCAAGAATACCAATTAAAACGCCTTTCAAAAGGAGAAAAAATAAAATTAGCCTATTTGTTTCAGCATGAAAAAATTAACGAAAAAAGCATTGCTCAAACACCTTCAAAAATCGGATAA